In one Cloacibacillus sp. genomic region, the following are encoded:
- a CDS encoding UDP-glucose/GDP-mannose dehydrogenase family protein — MKICVVGTGYVGLVTGACFAEMGHDVCCIDIDEERIKKLREGISPIYEPGLDELIKKNSDAGRLCFSTSVKEGLPGARLCFIAVGTPPADDGSADLAQVLAAMDEIGGVLSHSCYIVVKSTVPVGTGTLLCKRIKTHLRERGMEDLNLEILSNPEFLKEGMAIEDCLHPDRVVVGAASEEARAAMRELYRGFAADDKIIFMDPASAEITKYAANTMLAARISFMNEIAQLCDKVGADVLSVKRGMASDRRIGEFFLNAGCGYGGSCFPKDVRALCCIGESQGLDMTMASAVSKVNRKQKEQLQIMMRDRFGSDMEGLRAAIMGLAFKPHTDDMREAPSINLIRGLLNCGAEVTAYDPIAMDEARRRLHENIDYADGIEELVTGADCAVIVTEWPQFKEADWEKLGALMTRKIVFDGRNICDPEKMLALGFEYYCIGRNLRP; from the coding sequence ATGAAAATCTGTGTAGTTGGAACAGGATATGTTGGGCTCGTCACCGGCGCCTGCTTTGCAGAAATGGGGCATGACGTCTGCTGCATCGACATCGACGAAGAGCGCATAAAAAAACTCAGAGAGGGTATAAGCCCCATCTATGAGCCAGGGCTTGACGAACTTATAAAGAAAAACAGCGACGCGGGACGTCTTTGCTTTTCAACCAGCGTCAAAGAGGGACTGCCCGGTGCGCGCCTCTGCTTCATCGCGGTAGGCACGCCCCCGGCGGACGACGGAAGCGCGGACCTGGCGCAGGTGCTTGCCGCGATGGACGAAATAGGCGGCGTACTCTCGCACTCATGCTACATCGTCGTGAAATCCACCGTTCCAGTAGGCACCGGCACGCTGCTTTGCAAACGCATAAAGACCCACCTCCGCGAACGCGGCATGGAAGATCTGAACCTGGAGATACTTTCGAACCCCGAATTCCTCAAAGAGGGCATGGCCATAGAGGACTGCCTGCACCCAGACCGCGTCGTCGTGGGCGCCGCAAGCGAAGAGGCGCGCGCCGCAATGCGCGAGCTATACCGCGGATTTGCCGCCGACGACAAAATAATCTTCATGGACCCGGCCTCAGCCGAAATCACAAAATACGCGGCAAACACAATGCTCGCCGCGAGGATCAGCTTCATGAACGAAATAGCGCAGCTCTGCGACAAAGTCGGCGCCGATGTGCTCTCCGTCAAACGCGGAATGGCCTCGGACCGCCGCATAGGCGAGTTCTTCCTCAACGCCGGCTGCGGTTACGGCGGTTCGTGCTTCCCGAAAGACGTGCGCGCCCTCTGCTGCATCGGCGAAAGCCAGGGCCTCGACATGACGATGGCCTCCGCCGTCAGTAAAGTCAACCGCAAGCAGAAGGAGCAGCTCCAGATAATGATGCGCGACCGTTTCGGCAGCGACATGGAAGGGCTGCGCGCCGCAATAATGGGCCTCGCCTTCAAGCCGCACACCGACGACATGCGCGAGGCGCCCTCAATCAACCTCATTCGCGGCCTGCTCAACTGCGGCGCCGAAGTTACCGCCTACGACCCTATAGCGATGGACGAAGCGCGCCGCAGGCTTCATGAAAACATAGACTACGCGGACGGTATAGAAGAGCTGGTGACGGGCGCGGACTGCGCCGTCATAGTGACCGAATGGCCGCAGTTCAAAGAGGCCGACTGGGAAAAGCTCGGCGCGCTGATGACGCGCAAAATCGTCTTTGACGGCCGCAACATCTGCGACCCGGAAAAAATGCTGGCGCTTGGATTTGAATATTACTGCATCGGCCGCAACCTGCGCCCCTAA
- a CDS encoding SMR family transporter, whose amino-acid sequence MLDKITLCMILASAFTNAFGSTVMKHAYGGDGDMLSNGIISAVLKIALNPWIVLGLGLFGVSFFFMAAALSRAELTLAYPLMSGIVYLLLLAIGLFFFHEKVTFIRVAGMFCILAGITMLTIKS is encoded by the coding sequence ATGCTCGATAAAATAACGCTCTGCATGATACTGGCCTCCGCCTTCACAAACGCCTTTGGGAGCACCGTAATGAAGCACGCTTACGGCGGCGACGGCGACATGCTCTCAAACGGCATAATAAGCGCTGTGCTCAAAATCGCGCTGAACCCGTGGATAGTGCTGGGGCTTGGGCTCTTTGGCGTCTCGTTCTTCTTCATGGCGGCCGCCCTCTCGCGCGCGGAGCTGACGCTCGCCTATCCGCTGATGTCCGGCATAGTCTACCTGCTGCTGCTTGCGATAGGGCTGTTTTTCTTCCACGAAAAGGTAACCTTTATTCGCGTCGCAGGCATGTTCTGTATCTTGGCCGGAATCACGATGCTCACTATAAAAAGCTAA
- a CDS encoding polysaccharide deacetylase family protein, with translation MTKLAIKVDVDTLRGYLEGVPALLDLFRRRGLSASIFFSFGPDNSGKAIRRIFRPGFISKMMRTKAPSTYGLKTLMYGTLLPAPLIVAADPRIVKRAAAEGHDVGVHAWDHVYVQDCLDKISRDEYLSLYKKAEALYMEICGQKPESIAAPGWQLSHAVLAAEGMLGLKYASDARGYAPFTPVYCGREYAVPQIPTTLPTMDEIYGLPGVDDVTLPKRWLDGMTNEWNVLTVHAEMEGISKLKVFENFLNMAEALGTKFYTLAQYAAEAPLPRCEIKMGTLVGRAGTLAVQQPAKKEREKE, from the coding sequence ATGACGAAGCTGGCGATAAAGGTCGACGTCGACACTCTGCGCGGCTATCTCGAAGGCGTCCCCGCGCTGCTTGACCTTTTTAGACGGCGCGGGCTTTCCGCCAGCATCTTCTTTTCCTTCGGCCCGGACAACTCTGGAAAGGCCATCCGCAGGATATTCCGCCCTGGCTTCATCTCGAAAATGATGCGAACAAAGGCGCCGTCCACCTACGGACTAAAGACGCTCATGTACGGCACGCTGCTGCCGGCGCCGCTCATTGTGGCCGCAGACCCGCGCATAGTAAAACGCGCGGCGGCCGAAGGACACGACGTGGGCGTACACGCGTGGGACCACGTCTATGTACAGGACTGCCTTGACAAAATCTCGCGCGACGAATACCTTTCGCTTTACAAAAAAGCCGAAGCGCTCTACATGGAGATATGCGGGCAAAAGCCCGAAAGCATAGCGGCCCCCGGCTGGCAGCTGTCGCACGCGGTGCTTGCGGCGGAGGGGATGCTCGGCCTTAAATACGCAAGCGACGCGCGAGGATACGCGCCCTTTACGCCGGTATATTGCGGCAGAGAATACGCCGTGCCGCAGATACCGACTACGCTGCCTACAATGGACGAGATATACGGCCTGCCCGGCGTCGACGACGTGACTCTGCCGAAGAGGTGGCTTGACGGTATGACGAACGAATGGAACGTCCTCACGGTGCACGCCGAGATGGAGGGCATCTCAAAGCTCAAGGTCTTTGAGAACTTCCTCAACATGGCGGAGGCGCTTGGAACGAAATTTTACACGCTCGCGCAGTACGCGGCGGAGGCGCCGCTTCCGCGCTGCGAAATAAAAATGGGAACGCTCGTGGGACGCGCCGGGACGCTTGCCGTCCAGCAGCCGGCGAAAAAAGAACGGGAAAAAGAATAA
- a CDS encoding bifunctional UDP-4-keto-pentose/UDP-xylose synthase, with translation MKLFVTGINGFIGTHLLEGIIAGTDWQVSGFDIARSNLAPYDGQKQFSFLQGDIFKDDETLEAEVVKADVVIPLAGIAKPAYYIKKPVWTFELDFEQNLKMVRLCAKHHKRIIFPSTSEVYGMSGDAELKEDESPLTTGPIVKMRWIYSCSKQMMDRMILAYGQEADLPFTLFRPFNWVGPRLDTFKDAEERRARSVTQMLYDIIYRRKISLVNGGEQRRSFTWVGDGIEGLMSIIENKTGLAADEIFNIGNPANNYSIKEMAELLVDEAKKFPAFREAAENTELEIIPASAYYGKAYDDMQNRLPSVKKMESRLGWKPKTDMRAMLNKTIAWYAEHEAK, from the coding sequence ATGAAATTATTTGTAACGGGAATAAACGGATTTATCGGCACGCATCTTCTGGAGGGCATCATCGCAGGCACTGACTGGCAGGTGAGCGGTTTTGACATAGCGCGCAGCAATCTGGCTCCGTATGACGGGCAAAAGCAGTTCTCCTTTTTGCAGGGCGACATCTTCAAAGACGACGAAACGCTTGAAGCGGAGGTCGTAAAGGCCGACGTCGTAATTCCGCTCGCCGGCATCGCAAAGCCCGCTTATTATATAAAAAAGCCGGTGTGGACCTTTGAGCTTGACTTTGAGCAGAATCTTAAGATGGTGCGCCTGTGTGCGAAGCACCACAAACGCATAATATTCCCCTCCACCTCCGAGGTCTACGGCATGAGCGGAGACGCGGAGCTCAAAGAGGACGAAAGCCCACTCACCACAGGCCCCATCGTTAAAATGCGCTGGATATACAGCTGCTCAAAGCAGATGATGGACAGAATGATATTGGCCTACGGGCAGGAGGCCGACCTTCCATTCACGCTGTTTCGCCCCTTCAACTGGGTCGGCCCGCGCCTTGACACCTTCAAGGACGCTGAAGAGCGCCGCGCGCGTTCCGTGACGCAGATGCTCTACGACATAATCTACCGCCGCAAGATATCGCTCGTCAACGGCGGCGAACAGCGCCGCAGCTTCACATGGGTGGGCGACGGCATAGAGGGGCTTATGTCCATCATAGAAAACAAGACGGGCCTCGCCGCAGACGAAATATTCAACATCGGAAACCCGGCCAACAACTACTCCATAAAAGAGATGGCGGAACTGCTCGTTGACGAAGCGAAAAAGTTCCCCGCCTTCCGCGAAGCGGCGGAAAATACGGAGCTTGAGATAATCCCCGCCTCCGCCTACTACGGCAAGGCCTACGACGACATGCAGAACCGCCTGCCCTCCGTCAAAAAGATGGAGAGCCGCCTTGGCTGGAAGCCAAAGACCGACATGCGCGCGATGCTAAACAAGACCATCGCCTGGTACGCCGAACACGAGGCGAAATAA
- a CDS encoding formyltransferase: MTRPRTVLFAYSDVGFLCLEELARAGANIVCVYTHEDDPSEEIWFHSVKDRAAALGIPVRTPAKLDTDEAAFLRSIEPELIFSFYYRALIPKEILEMPRLGAYNIHGALLPKYRGRACVNWAVLNGESETGATLHVMTEKADRGDIVASSSVPIAFSDDAREVFMKVAQAAREIIARHLPALEAGTAARSPQDESQATCFGRRRPADGAIDWNKSAVEIYNLIRAVTHPFPGAYTEFDGKKYYIWRAEPLTGSARPGEIVSVAPLVVGAGDGLLKILKLQPEGGTEGESL; this comes from the coding sequence ATGACCAGGCCGCGCACGGTGCTCTTTGCCTACAGCGACGTCGGCTTTTTATGCCTTGAAGAGCTGGCGCGCGCCGGCGCGAACATCGTCTGCGTCTACACGCACGAGGATGACCCAAGCGAAGAGATATGGTTTCACTCCGTAAAAGATAGGGCTGCGGCGCTCGGCATTCCAGTGCGCACGCCAGCGAAGCTTGACACGGATGAGGCAGCCTTCCTTCGCAGCATTGAGCCGGAGCTTATTTTTTCCTTTTATTACCGCGCGCTCATTCCAAAAGAGATACTCGAAATGCCGCGTCTTGGCGCTTATAATATCCATGGAGCGCTGCTTCCGAAGTACCGCGGGCGCGCCTGCGTCAACTGGGCTGTGCTGAACGGCGAAAGCGAAACGGGCGCTACGCTGCACGTCATGACGGAAAAGGCGGACAGGGGCGACATCGTTGCCTCCTCTTCCGTGCCTATCGCCTTTTCGGACGACGCGCGCGAAGTCTTTATGAAAGTGGCGCAGGCGGCGCGTGAAATCATAGCGCGGCATCTTCCGGCGCTTGAGGCCGGAACGGCCGCCCGCTCGCCGCAGGACGAATCTCAGGCCACCTGCTTCGGCCGCAGACGCCCGGCGGACGGCGCTATAGACTGGAACAAAAGCGCCGTTGAGATATATAATTTGATACGCGCCGTCACGCATCCTTTTCCGGGAGCCTATACGGAATTTGACGGCAAAAAATATTACATCTGGCGCGCCGAGCCGCTTACCGGCAGCGCGCGGCCCGGTGAGATAGTGAGCGTTGCCCCGCTTGTCGTGGGCGCGGGCGACGGACTTTTGAAGATACTTAAACTCCAGCCTGAGGGCGGAACGGAAGGAGAATCGCTTTAA
- a CDS encoding glycosyltransferase has product MMTAAMPEVSIVIPVYNEEESLHALFAELWPVMSGLGRSFEIIFINDGSRDATLGLLYDFYKEHPEVRVIDLGANFGQHMAIMAGFDHVRGQKIITLDADLQNPPSEIPGILTQMDEGHDVVGTYRVGRQDPVFRKVASKIINKMTNRLAKLHIRDYGCMLRGYDRRIIEIINKSHESNTFIPALAQKFATNPVEIPVAHRERELGKSKYSIFQLIRLNFDLMTSFSLVPLQLVTMAGMFFSFLASMLLLFMFARRLFLGVGTWQLLLEQAFEASAFVLASITLFALGIIGEYIGRIYREVIKRPRYAVRKVFEAGDGDAKRGAEDAR; this is encoded by the coding sequence ATGATGACGGCAGCGATGCCGGAGGTCTCAATAGTCATCCCGGTCTACAACGAAGAGGAGTCGCTGCACGCGCTCTTTGCCGAACTGTGGCCCGTAATGTCGGGGCTTGGCCGAAGCTTTGAGATAATTTTTATCAACGACGGCAGCCGAGATGCGACGCTCGGGCTGCTCTATGACTTCTACAAGGAACACCCGGAGGTGCGCGTCATTGACCTCGGCGCCAACTTTGGACAGCACATGGCAATAATGGCCGGCTTCGACCATGTGCGCGGGCAGAAAATAATCACGCTTGACGCGGACCTGCAAAACCCGCCCTCTGAGATACCGGGGATACTGACGCAGATGGACGAAGGGCACGACGTCGTCGGCACCTATCGCGTCGGCCGCCAGGACCCTGTATTCCGCAAGGTGGCCTCAAAGATCATCAACAAGATGACGAACCGTCTGGCCAAACTGCACATACGCGATTACGGCTGTATGCTGCGCGGCTACGACAGGCGCATAATCGAAATAATAAACAAAAGCCACGAGTCTAACACCTTCATCCCCGCGCTTGCTCAGAAGTTTGCGACGAACCCGGTGGAGATACCTGTGGCGCACCGCGAGCGCGAACTTGGCAAGTCTAAATACAGCATCTTTCAGCTCATTCGTCTGAACTTCGACCTTATGACGAGTTTTTCGCTCGTTCCGCTCCAGCTTGTGACGATGGCGGGAATGTTCTTCTCTTTCCTCGCCTCCATGCTGCTCTTGTTTATGTTCGCGCGCAGGCTCTTTCTTGGAGTAGGCACCTGGCAGCTCCTTCTTGAGCAGGCCTTTGAAGCCTCTGCCTTTGTGCTTGCAAGCATCACGCTCTTCGCGCTTGGCATAATCGGGGAATATATCGGCCGCATCTACCGCGAAGTGATAAAGCGGCCGCGTTACGCCGTAAGAAAAGTATTTGAGGCGGGAGACGGCGACGCAAAGCGCGGCGCGGAGGACGCGAGATGA
- a CDS encoding DegT/DnrJ/EryC1/StrS family aminotransferase: MRKDFLPFAKPMISEEAIADAADSIRSGWLAMGPKTIKFEENFAKYTGAKYALSVNSATAGLHCAMMALGLSAGDEVITTPMTFAATANAIIFTGARPVFADIDRRTLAVTPENIKRAITPRTKAIAPVHFAGMPCDMDAIEAIAEAHGLAVIEDAAHALGASYKGRRIGADRGARRLAVFSFHPTKNITTGEGGMVCTGDEELAEKIMVLRQNGMSKGAWNRYAAKGSSNYDIPFPGLKYTMMDIQAALGNSQLAELPAFNARRAQIAAFYMKELADMPGLILPQPAPWPHEHSWHIFTPFIDIDRTGFSRDEFMARMKERNIGTALHYQALHLFSCFHALTGAGRGDLPEAEYVSDRIVSLPLFPAMTDEDMRDVVCAIAEVCVR; the protein is encoded by the coding sequence ATGAGAAAAGATTTCCTGCCCTTTGCAAAGCCTATGATAAGCGAAGAGGCTATAGCCGACGCCGCCGATTCAATACGCAGCGGGTGGCTCGCGATGGGGCCAAAGACGATAAAGTTTGAGGAAAATTTTGCGAAATATACTGGCGCGAAGTACGCGCTTTCGGTCAATTCGGCGACAGCCGGCCTGCACTGCGCCATGATGGCGCTGGGGCTTTCGGCGGGCGACGAGGTGATAACGACGCCTATGACCTTCGCGGCTACGGCGAATGCGATAATATTTACGGGAGCCCGTCCAGTCTTTGCGGACATCGACCGCAGAACTCTCGCCGTAACGCCTGAAAACATAAAGCGCGCCATAACGCCGCGCACGAAGGCGATAGCGCCGGTGCATTTCGCGGGGATGCCCTGCGATATGGACGCGATAGAGGCGATAGCCGAGGCGCACGGCCTTGCTGTAATCGAGGACGCCGCGCACGCGCTCGGCGCCTCCTACAAGGGGCGGCGCATCGGGGCCGACCGAGGCGCGCGGAGGCTTGCCGTTTTCAGCTTCCATCCAACGAAGAACATAACGACGGGCGAGGGCGGCATGGTCTGCACCGGCGACGAGGAGCTTGCCGAAAAGATAATGGTGCTTCGCCAGAACGGGATGTCCAAAGGCGCGTGGAACCGCTACGCCGCCAAGGGCAGCTCAAACTACGATATACCTTTTCCCGGACTGAAATATACGATGATGGATATACAGGCGGCGCTTGGAAATTCGCAGCTTGCGGAGCTTCCCGCTTTCAACGCGCGCCGCGCACAGATAGCCGCCTTCTACATGAAGGAGCTCGCCGATATGCCGGGGCTTATCCTGCCGCAGCCGGCGCCGTGGCCGCACGAACATTCGTGGCACATCTTCACGCCGTTCATAGACATCGACCGCACCGGCTTCTCGCGCGACGAGTTCATGGCGCGCATGAAGGAGCGCAACATCGGAACGGCGCTGCACTATCAGGCGCTGCACCTTTTCTCATGCTTCCACGCGCTTACGGGCGCGGGCCGCGGCGACCTGCCGGAGGCCGAATACGTCTCCGACCGCATCGTTTCGCTTCCGCTATTTCCCGCCATGACCGACGAAGATATGCGTGACGTCGTCTGCGCGATAGCCGAGGTCTGCGTTCGATGA
- a CDS encoding glycosyltransferase family 39 protein — MALNISKRTLFYTALAIAVIMLYILPLGSYPLMEPDEGRYSEIPREMIASGNYITPMLNYVKYFEKPVFLYWMNTASFHLFGQNEFAARIGTALCALAGAGVAAWLGAFMFGTQAGIISGIVTATSLLYFAIGTINITDMPLSFFLTLAFAAFYVAHKSKNKRWYLLFYGAAALAVLTKGLVGVVLPGGVILCYILATRQWKLFYQPLYIPGIFLFFALSVPWFYLVCRDNPDFFRFFFIQEHFLRYMTKMHHRYEPFWYFLPMIPAGLMPWTAFFFALFSKKSVVRDPGSAEKRDSVIYLLLWSGVILLFYSASDSKLIPYIVPCLPPLAILIGADIMRMAERREWHGWVLQMLCIFGGLLGAGLLIYPLVGEHASAAQAWPVAVHTGLSLIFGPLFAWYLTTPRRRDFSMAIRMLCFCAIVFIAGLLGIMGFVAPERTMKGVSDVIIKEMKPGDTIVAYDEVLQGIPFYTKQRVMMVGNPGELSYGASQPEGKGWFLSEKEFLPLWHAKKRQFILVTKEGGRFNELFPDGQTNASKTVEVGKYIILFNREREDK; from the coding sequence ATGGCCCTCAATATTTCAAAACGCACTCTGTTCTACACCGCTCTTGCCATAGCCGTAATAATGCTGTACATTTTGCCGCTGGGTTCTTATCCTTTGATGGAGCCCGACGAGGGACGTTATTCGGAAATTCCGCGCGAGATGATTGCGTCGGGCAATTACATCACGCCGATGCTCAATTATGTCAAATATTTTGAAAAACCCGTCTTTCTTTATTGGATGAACACGGCCAGCTTCCACCTGTTTGGGCAGAACGAATTTGCGGCGCGCATCGGAACGGCGCTCTGCGCTCTTGCGGGAGCGGGCGTCGCTGCGTGGCTTGGCGCGTTTATGTTTGGAACGCAGGCCGGGATAATTTCCGGCATCGTGACGGCCACGTCGCTGCTCTATTTTGCGATAGGGACGATAAATATTACGGATATGCCGCTTTCTTTCTTCCTGACGCTGGCCTTCGCCGCCTTCTATGTCGCGCATAAAAGCAAAAATAAACGCTGGTATCTGCTCTTTTACGGCGCCGCGGCGCTTGCGGTGCTGACGAAGGGGCTGGTCGGGGTGGTGCTGCCTGGCGGCGTCATTTTATGCTATATCCTTGCGACGAGACAGTGGAAGCTCTTCTATCAGCCGCTCTATATCCCGGGTATATTTTTATTTTTCGCGCTCTCCGTTCCGTGGTTCTATCTCGTCTGCCGCGACAACCCGGACTTTTTCCGTTTCTTTTTCATACAAGAACATTTTTTGCGCTACATGACGAAGATGCACCACCGCTACGAACCGTTTTGGTATTTTCTGCCGATGATACCGGCTGGGCTTATGCCGTGGACTGCCTTTTTCTTCGCCCTATTTTCAAAAAAGAGCGTAGTGCGCGACCCTGGAAGCGCCGAAAAACGCGATTCAGTCATTTATCTGCTGCTTTGGTCTGGCGTGATTTTGCTTTTTTACTCCGCTTCGGACTCAAAGCTTATTCCGTACATCGTGCCCTGTCTTCCGCCGCTTGCCATCCTGATAGGAGCGGACATCATGCGTATGGCGGAGCGCCGCGAGTGGCACGGGTGGGTGCTGCAGATGCTCTGTATTTTCGGCGGTCTGCTGGGCGCGGGGCTGCTCATCTATCCGCTGGTCGGTGAACACGCAAGCGCCGCGCAGGCGTGGCCTGTAGCGGTGCACACCGGCCTTTCGCTCATCTTCGGGCCGCTTTTTGCGTGGTATCTTACGACGCCGCGGCGCCGCGATTTTTCTATGGCGATACGTATGCTCTGCTTCTGCGCGATAGTCTTTATAGCGGGCCTTTTGGGAATAATGGGGTTTGTCGCGCCGGAGCGTACAATGAAAGGCGTGTCAGATGTGATAATAAAAGAGATGAAGCCCGGGGATACGATCGTAGCCTACGACGAGGTGCTTCAGGGGATACCATTTTACACGAAGCAGCGCGTCATGATGGTAGGCAATCCCGGCGAGCTTTCATACGGCGCGTCTCAGCCCGAGGGCAAGGGATGGTTTCTTTCGGAAAAGGAATTCCTTCCTTTGTGGCACGCGAAGAAGCGCCAGTTCATTCTGGTGACGAAAGAGGGCGGCCGTTTCAATGAATTGTTCCCCGACGGACAGACGAACGCCTCTAAGACCGTCGAGGTCGGAAAGTATATAATTCTCTTCAACAGGGAGCGTGAAGATAAATGA
- a CDS encoding solute carrier family 23 protein: protein MAKKKLIYGINDRPPTPILILAGAQHVLTLFGATTLVPLVLGPAMGMTTQQIGAFIGCVYFSMGIATLFQTHPRIGSGLPIVQGSSFSFIPPIMTIIGAYKALGPDVVMQYVGGALISGGLVLSLLGYSKLIGRIRKFITPVVIGPTIMAIGFSLAPTAIQFNAANYWPVSLLVVVMVFFFSLVSKNRYCNIFAVLGSIAGAYLLCLALSLSGVFAPGHAAYINLQGVADAPWLRYNLFMPWGAPKFSGLAIGAISAGFFCVMIESIGDYHNCSYAAGIDDPTPAQINRGIGVEGFCCALSGVLGSIGTTSYTENIGLIGLTGVASRHVVRAGAVILIILSLIGKLGALIATMPSPVIGGAYITLFGTIGALGIQNLMRADMGSQRNVLIVGFAFLMAMGLPGWVEPNQALFTGALGTTAGGMVWAVLKTPMAVAGILAALCDNLIPGTPEERGIVPSIEDVQDNVKKIKKRCDD from the coding sequence ATGGCTAAGAAAAAACTTATCTACGGAATCAACGACAGGCCGCCGACGCCTATTCTCATTCTTGCGGGCGCTCAGCATGTGCTTACGCTCTTTGGCGCGACTACGCTTGTGCCGCTGGTGCTTGGGCCGGCAATGGGCATGACGACGCAGCAGATCGGCGCGTTTATCGGCTGCGTTTACTTCAGCATGGGCATCGCCACGCTTTTTCAGACACATCCCCGCATCGGCTCCGGCCTTCCTATAGTGCAGGGCTCCAGCTTCAGCTTCATTCCGCCTATTATGACGATCATCGGCGCGTATAAGGCGCTTGGACCGGACGTCGTGATGCAGTACGTAGGCGGCGCGCTCATCTCGGGCGGCCTCGTGCTTTCGCTGCTTGGCTACAGTAAACTCATCGGGCGCATCAGGAAGTTCATCACGCCGGTCGTGATCGGCCCCACGATAATGGCTATCGGTTTTTCGCTGGCGCCTACCGCGATACAGTTCAACGCGGCCAATTACTGGCCCGTCTCGCTGCTGGTTGTCGTCATGGTCTTTTTCTTCAGCCTCGTTTCAAAGAACCGTTACTGCAACATTTTCGCGGTGCTTGGCTCCATTGCCGGCGCCTATCTGCTATGCCTCGCGCTTTCGCTTTCCGGCGTCTTTGCGCCGGGACACGCGGCCTATATAAATCTTCAGGGCGTTGCGGACGCGCCGTGGCTCCGTTATAACCTCTTCATGCCGTGGGGCGCGCCTAAGTTTTCCGGCCTTGCCATCGGCGCCATCTCCGCGGGCTTTTTCTGCGTCATGATCGAGTCTATCGGCGACTATCACAACTGCTCCTACGCCGCCGGCATCGACGACCCGACCCCCGCGCAGATAAACCGGGGCATCGGCGTCGAGGGCTTCTGCTGCGCTCTGTCCGGCGTGCTTGGTTCCATCGGGACGACCTCATACACTGAGAATATCGGCCTCATCGGGCTTACCGGCGTCGCAAGCCGCCACGTCGTCCGCGCGGGCGCCGTCATTCTCATAATTCTTTCGCTTATCGGCAAGCTTGGCGCGCTCATCGCGACGATGCCGTCGCCCGTCATCGGCGGCGCGTACATCACGCTTTTTGGCACCATCGGCGCGCTCGGCATCCAGAACCTCATGCGCGCTGATATGGGCAGCCAGCGCAACGTTCTCATCGTAGGTTTCGCCTTCCTTATGGCGATGGGCCTTCCCGGATGGGTGGAGCCGAATCAGGCGCTCTTCACGGGCGCGCTTGGCACGACCGCGGGCGGCATGGTCTGGGCCGTTTTGAAAACACCGATGGCGGTGGCCGGAATCCTGGCGGCGCTTTGCGACAACCTCATCCCCGGCACGCCCGAGGAGCGCGGCATTGTGCCGAGCATCGAGGATGTGCAGGACAACGTGAAGAAGATAAAAAAGCGCTGCGACGACTAA
- a CDS encoding flavodoxin family protein: protein MKVVMINGSPNEHGCTFTALSEAAAQLARHDIGAEMVWLGKHPIAGCIACMKCMETGRCVFNDKVNETIERLDEYSGMIIGSPVYYAGPSGQIKCFLDRLFFAGGEKLACKPGAAVVSCRRGGASAAFDALNKYFTIANMPVVSSQYWNQVHGQTPEEVRRDEEGMQTMRTLGQNMAWLLRSIEAGKAAGLPAPKYEEHLWTNFMR from the coding sequence ATGAAGGTTGTTATGATAAACGGAAGTCCCAACGAACACGGGTGCACCTTTACGGCGCTTTCGGAGGCAGCGGCGCAGCTGGCGCGGCACGACATCGGCGCGGAGATGGTGTGGCTTGGCAAACATCCCATCGCCGGCTGCATCGCCTGTATGAAATGTATGGAGACCGGACGATGCGTCTTCAACGACAAGGTAAACGAAACTATAGAGCGGCTGGATGAATATTCCGGCATGATCATAGGCTCCCCTGTATATTACGCGGGGCCATCCGGACAGATAAAATGCTTCCTAGACCGCCTTTTCTTCGCGGGAGGCGAGAAGCTTGCCTGCAAGCCCGGAGCCGCTGTCGTATCGTGCAGACGCGGAGGCGCCTCGGCAGCTTTTGACGCGCTTAACAAATATTTTACGATAGCCAATATGCCGGTGGTTTCAAGCCAGTACTGGAATCAGGTACACGGGCAGACTCCGGAGGAGGTGCGCCGCGACGAAGAGGGAATGCAGACGATGCGCACGCTGGGACAAAACATGGCATGGCTTTTACGGAGCATCGAAGCAGGCAAAGCTGCGGGGCTGCCGGCGCCAAAGTATGAAGAGCACCTCTGGACGAACTTCATGAGATAA